Proteins found in one Aethina tumida isolate Nest 87 chromosome 1, icAetTumi1.1, whole genome shotgun sequence genomic segment:
- the LOC109605209 gene encoding transcriptional regulator ATRX homolog isoform X8, whose translation MSTQSEEKAICDALKILFDIKNTGNEMKEKAEKLMMNIKISEMKSLPKEMIYIILHSHCNLSKLYHRTLEIVKCLMSVCEITIKTEYYLPCDLPLSGKMDICKNSNNFTNVSNAEMSAVELNKPVNEKEIDNNKTLLKDNSSFTESEIEDNEIDSILSEKKSVDEKQITSESPTKTSNNDLVNSVEECQSEQNDSDHKINTDPPSDSSADITVEYDEVFDKETIILGPPEDNMSDLENLSEEPTALTVEDDGLKPERHADLKVADKTTIAQDVSSFTKDSLLEPRTDLEIADKTIDNLHVPVATNCDIPSFNETQTHPHSTDVDGNPECDNNTNSKEIADLNLNDDEDSDSSLAFDMSLYKTIGVPSNSDILAFNDAQVGSNSISVAGKVSEPYCEEHKQPPASSDVPESDNNPKIILTKENEPSCQEHNQPTVSSVTPESDKMEIEPSCQEHNQPTVSSVTPEFDKMEIEPICEEHNQPTVSSDTSASDNKEIGKVSELNCQEHNLPTASSDTPESENNNSITTTKEIENVSEPSNNRNVTSTEEIGENIQQPDTEYIQENESDPYTLLKVIKEELVECEETTIPPPISSVPQCYADNLLQDLRELSSEDSSPESVNSDEDLMTTGDESSKVVGGKTRKKSLKKKKVNSGKKSCTIVSSDDDINKLCELDSLNRKKKNKNYEIPSKNNESSSVSKKKRKMTVKDSSDTTDSDLEDSVAGSPEKDYSNDMDWENMDQNDPLTDKAYDALKYLQNSTDDEEMDLSQSPNEQKTKNNIKRKNKGGQKEKKKLTLEEKKKKEWMKDPLLRGKLTSSDSDVEFIQIKPKEKTNKKREPQEECAETPPTKRRRLKSESSSDDEFIEEVCMTTDSPKKGRRNIRALMNDKDLTESTQRANCEERERVERIKKIEKKTTELSQSNKSAVILDADDDGNWIQVDPILAKRLKPHQVKGVKFMWNSCYESISRLKINEGGGCILAHCMGLGKTRQVITLLHTLFSHKSVPIQHALVVCPMSTVSNWDNEMNLSLKDVDNIPFSSFSICKQKDKLRKKLIVETWWNRCGILVISYDTYESLTRDSALSKLDEGTRKILIEALTDPGPDLLICDEGHLLRTDQSLRSIALNKVKTKRRIVLTGTPMQNNLLEYYQMVNFVKPNLLGTLNEFKTNFVNPIRNGQYDDSTTEDCRLMKKRTHVLNQLLKETVQRMESNVLEKYLPNILDYAVFIKLGPLQAELYHSFINLRIKKPTLFGDYPLLSRLTTHPYVMKIDEQKKHSKMPRERDVIETDDYGNQTTLKELDIWYNSLPNVIETNYEIGGKLYIMKAIIEACEKLNDKLLIFSNHLTEMDCIEYFLKNRGTNGCASWIPGKDYCRMDGTVLPEERASLCNKFNDENNKRLRVFLLSHRVGGLGLNLTAANRVILLGVSFNPSYDIQCVYRAYRFGQKKRVFVYRLMGLGTMEEKVYQRSITKLAVSSRVLDKHQITRHYKSVELQEIYNVNLRQDESRPMPNVPEDKLLANLISKHECIFKFHEHRGLLINRPEEDLNESEKALAWEEFHRINEVPSGDSHVTMVREIQKGVLNESTKQPLQKQPVSSTKNLKAATQEPFKVACGRKNKPVATITTSEITKEKSENIIQGSQNDEIIILDDPPNSPPDIDNTTVVINDDDDCVIVSPPSAVANDTPSPSIEQRIVKAIKEYQGLTVTELPRRSLQ comes from the exons ATGTCTACACAATCAGAAGAAAAGGCTATTTGTGACgcccttaaaattttatttgatataaaaaatacgggTAACGAAATGAAGGAGAAGGCGGAAAAGTTAatgatgaatataaaaatttctgaaatGAAAAGTTTACCAAAAGAGATGATATATATAATACTTCATAGTCACTGTAACCTTTCTAAATTGTATCACAGAACATTGGAAAtagttaaatgtttaatgtcAG TCTGtgaaataactattaaaactgaatACTACCTACCGTGTGATCTCCCACTATCTGGAAAAATGGATATATGTAAGAATagcaataattttacaaatgtatCTAACGCAGAAATGAGTGCAGTGGAACTGAACAAACCAGTAAATGAAAAGGAAATTGATAATAACAAAACTCTGTTAAAGGATAATTCTTCATTTACAG agagTGAAATAGAGGACAACGAAATCGATAGTATTCTTAGCGAAAAAAAATCTGTAgacgaaaaacaaataacatcAGAAAGTCCCACTAAAACATCAAATAATGACTTAGTGAATTCGGTTGAAGAATGTCAGTCTGAGCAGAATGATTCAgatcacaaaataaatactgaTCCACCCTCAG ATTCCAGTGCTGATATAACCGTGGAATATGATGAGGTTTTTGACAAAGAAACGATTATTCTAG gTCCTCCAGAAGATAACATGAGTGATTTGGAAAATCTGTCTGAAGAACCAACAG CACTGACAGTGGAAGATGATGGTTTGAAGCCGGAACGCCATGCTGATTTGAAAGTAGCAGATAAGACCACAATTGCTCAAGACGTTTCATCATTTACAAAAGATAGTTTATTGGAACCTAGAACGGATTTAGAAATTGCGGACAAGACTATAGATAACCTTCATGTGCCag TAGCAACGAACTGTGATATACCAAGCTTTAATGAAACCCAAACACATCCACATTCTACTGATGTTGATG gtAATCCCGAATGTGACAATaatacaaattcaaaagaaattgCGGACCTTAATTTGAATGACGACGAAGATAGTGATTCTTCTCTCGCCTTTGACATGTCACTTTACAAAACAATTGGAG TACCATCTAATTCTGATATCCTGGCCTTTAACGACGCTCAAGTAGGTTCAAATTCAATTAGTGTAGctg GAAAGGTGTCCGAGCCATATTGTGAAGAACATAAACAACCTCCTGCTTCAAGTGATGTTCCTGAATCTGACAATAACCCCAAGATCATATTAACCAAAGAAAACG AGCCAAGTTGTCAAGAACATAATCAACCTACTGTTTCAAGTGTTACTCCTGAATCTGACAAAATGGAAATcg AGCCAAGTTGTCAAGAACATAATCAACCTACTGTTTCAAGTGTTACTCCTGAATTTGACAAAATGGAAATCG AACCAATTTGTGAAGAACATAATCAGCCTACTGTTTCAAGTGATACTTCTGCATCTGACAATAAGGAAATCG GAAAGGTTTCTGAGCTAAATTGTCAAGAACATAATCTGCCTACTGCTTCAAGTGATACTCCAGAatcagaaaataataacagtATAACAACAACCAAGGAAAtcg AAAATGTTTCTGAGCCTAGTAACAATCGCAATGTAACATCAACTGAGGAAATcg GTGAGAACATTCAGCAACCAGATACCGAATATATTCAAGAAAATGAATCTG ATCCATATACTCTGCTTAAAGTCATTAAAGAAGAACTTGTGGAGTGCGAAGAAACAACTATACCGCCGCCAATCAGTTCTGTACCTCAATGTTACGCGGATAATCTTCTTCAAGATCTGCGTGAATTGTCTTCTGAAGATTCCAGTCCAGAGAG TGTCAACTCTGATGAAGATTTGATGACCACTGGTGATGAGTCGTCAAAAGTAGTTGGTGGTAAAAC TCGGAAGAAATcacttaagaaaaaaaaagttaattctgGAAAAAAATCATGCACAATTGTATCGTCTGATGACGACATAAATAA ATTATGTGAACTAGATTCTCTgaatagaaagaaaaaaaataaaaattatgaaataccaTCTAAGAATAATGAATCATCATCAGTATCGAAAAAGAAACGCAAAATGACAGTTAAAGATTCTTCAGACACCACCGATTCGGATCTTGAAGACTCTGTTGCTGGTTCACCCGAAAAAGATTACTCTAATGATATGGATTGGGAAAATATGGATCAAAATGATCCATTAACAGACAAAGCCTACGACGCTCttaaatatcttcaaaattcTACAGACGATGAGGAAATGGACCTTTCACAGTCGCCTAATGAAcaaaagacaaaaaataatattaaacgaaaaaaTAAAGGAGGACAAAAGGAGAAGAAG AAATTAACTTtggaagaaaagaaaaagaaagaatGGATGAAAGATCCTCTACTCAGAGGTAAATTAACATCAAGCGATTCAGATGTGGAATTTATACA gATTAAACCAAAAGAAAAGACCAACAAAAAAAGGGAGCCACAAGAAGAATGCGCAGAGACACCGCCCACCAAGAGACGAAGGCTCAAGTCAGAGAGTTCCTCCGATGACGAATTTATAGA ggAGGTGTGTATGACGACTGATTCGCCAAAGAAAGGCAGACGAAATATCAGAGCCCTGATGAACGACAAGGATTTAACAGAATCCACACAGAGGGCTAACTGTGAGGAACGGGAAAGAGTGGAACGTATAAAGAAAATAGAGAAaaag ACTACGGAGCTGTCACAATCCAACAAATCGGCTGTGATTTTAGATGCGGACGACGACGGTAACTGGATTCAGGTTGATCCAATTCTTGCAAAACGCCTAAAACCACATCAGGTGAAGGGTGTGAAGTTTATGTGGAACTCGTGTTATGAAAGTATAAGTCGCCTCAAAATCAACGAAGGTGGGGGCTGCATTTTAGCTCACTGTATGGGATTAGGAAAGACGCGACAGGTCATCACATTATTGCATACTCTCTTCAGCCACAAAAGTGTGCCGATACAACATGCTTTGGTTGTGTGTCCTATGTCCACTGTGAGCAACTGGGATAACGAAATGAATTTATCACTAAAAGACGTAGATAATATACCCTTCTCCTCTTTCTCGATATG taaacagAAAGATAAATTAAGGAAGAAACTAATAGTTGAAACATGGTGGAACCGGTGTGGTATTCTCGTTATATCCTACGATACGTATGAATCATTAACTAGGGATTCTGCATTGTCGAAATTGGACGAAGGCACTCGAAAGATTTTGATCGAGGCGCTTACTGACCCag GTCCAGATTTGCTCATATGTGATGAAGGGCACTTACTTAGAACTGACCAGTCGCTCAGGTCCATTGCTCTTAATAAGGTTAAAACCAAGAGAAGGATCGTATTGACGGGAACTCCTATGCAAAATAACCTCTTAGAat atTATCAAATGGTGAACTTTGTAAAACCAAACCTTTTGGGTACTTTAAAtgagtttaaaacaaattttgtaaaccCAATAAGGAATGGTCAGTATGATGATTCAACAACAGAAGACTGTCGGCTAATGAAAAAGCGCACACACGTTTTAAATCAGCTACTGAAAGAAACAGTCCAG AGAATGGAGTCTAATGtactagaaaaatatttacccaACATACTGGATTATGCCGTGTTTATAAAACTTGGACCTCTTCAAGCGGAATTATATCAttcgtttataaatttaaggattAAGAAACCCACACTTTTCGGAGATTACCCCCTTCTCAGTCGTTTGACTACGCATCCGTATGTTATGAAAATCGACGAACAAAAA AAACATTCGAAAATGCCCAGAGAACGAGATGTAATTGAAACAGATGATTATGGGAATCAGACTACCCTCAAGGAACTGGATATATGGTACAATTCTCTTCCTAATGTTATTGAGACAAATTACGAAATTGGgggaaaattatacattatgaaGGCCATCATTGAAGCCTgcgaaaaattaaatgacaaatt GTTAATATTTTCGAATCATCTTACGGAAATGGATTGCatagaatattttctaaaaaatcgtGGCACCAACGGATGCGCGTCTTGGATTCCAGGAAAAGATTATTGTCGCATGGATGGGACAGTTCTACCTGAAGAACGCGCGTCCTTATGTAACAAATTCAACGacgaaaacaataaaaggctaag aGTTTTCCTATTGTCGCACAGAGTCGGTGGCCTAGGATTAAACCTAACCGCTGCCAACAGGGTTATTTTGTTAGGCGTTAGCTTTAATCCCAGTTATGACATCCAATGCGTCTACAGAGCCTACAGATTTGGACAAAAGAAGCGAGTGTTTGTGTATAGGCTAATGGGTTTG GGTACCATGGAAGAAAAAGTCTACCAACGGTCTATAACAAAGTTGGCAGTGTCTAGTCGTGTTTTGGATAAACACCAAATTACGCGGCATTACAAGTCTGTAGAATTACAAGAAATATACAATGTCAACTTAAGACAGGACGAATCAAGGCCAATGCCAAACGTTCCAGAAGACAAGTTGCTTGCTAATTTAATCTCGAAACACGagtgcatttttaaatttcatgaacACCGAGGTTTGTTGATAAATAGACCGGAAGAAGATCTGAACGAATCTGAGAAGGCACTCGCCTGGGAGGAATTTCACAGGATAAATGAAG tgccATCAGGTGATTCTCATGTCACAATGGTCAGGGAGATTCA aaagggTGTGCTAAATGAATCTACTAAGCAGCCATTACAAAAGCAACCAGTTTCTTCAACCAAAAATCTGAAGGCTGCCACACAAGAGCCTTTCAAAGTTGCATGTGGTCGTAAGAATAAACCTGTGGCAACTATAACTACATCCGAAATCACAAaggaaaaatctgaaaatattattcaaggGTCTCAAAATGACGAGATTATAATATTGGATGATCCACCTAATTCCCCACCTGAca TAGATAACACCACAGTTGTGATTAATGATGATGACGATTGTGTAATTGTCAGTCCTCCAAGTGCCGTTGCTAACGATACTCCTTCACCATCCATTGAACAGAGAATAGTGAAAGCCATCAAAGAGTATCAAGGTCTAACTGTCACAGAACTACCACGAAGGAgtttgcaataa
- the LOC109605209 gene encoding transcriptional regulator ATRX homolog isoform X2, which yields MSTQSEEKAICDALKILFDIKNTGNEMKEKAEKLMMNIKISEMKSLPKEMIYIILHSHCNLSKLYHRTLEIVKCLMSVCEITIKTEYYLPCDLPLSGKMDICKNSNNFTNVSNAEMSAVELNKPVNEKEIDNNKTLLKDNSSFTESEIEDNEIDSILSEKKSVDEKQITSESPTKTSNNDLVNSVEECQSEQNDSDHKINTDPPSDSSADITVEYDEVFDKETIILGPPEDNMSDLENLSEEPTALTVEDDGLKPERHADLKVADKTTIAQDVSSFTKDSLLEPRTDLEIADKTIDNLHVPVATNCDIPSFNETQTHPHSTDVDGNPECDNNTNSKEIADLNLNDDEDSDSSLAFDMSLYKTIGVPSNSDILAFNDAQVGSNSISVAGKVSEPYCEEHKQPPASSDVPESDNNPKIILTKENEPSCQEHNQPTVSSVTPESDKMEIEPSCQEHNQPTVSSVTPEFDKMEIEPICEEHNQPTVSSDTSASDNKEIEPSCQEHNQPTVSSVTPESDKMEIEPICEEHNQPTVSSDTSASDNKEIGKVSELNCQEHNLPTASSDTPESENNNSITTTKEIENVSEPSNNRNVTSTEEIGENIQQPDTEYIQENESDPYTLLKVIKEELVECEETTIPPPISSVPQCYADNLLQDLRELSSEDSSPESVNSDEDLMTTGDESSKVVGGKTRKKSLKKKKVNSGKKSCTIVSSDDDINKLCELDSLNRKKKNKNYEIPSKNNESSSVSKKKRKMTVKDSSDTTDSDLEDSVAGSPEKDYSNDMDWENMDQNDPLTDKAYDALKYLQNSTDDEEMDLSQSPNEQKTKNNIKRKNKGGQKEKKKLTLEEKKKKEWMKDPLLRGKLTSSDSDVEFIQIKPKEKTNKKREPQEECAETPPTKRRRLKSESSSDDEFIEEVCMTTDSPKKGRRNIRALMNDKDLTESTQRANCEERERVERIKKIEKKTTELSQSNKSAVILDADDDGNWIQVDPILAKRLKPHQVKGVKFMWNSCYESISRLKINEGGGCILAHCMGLGKTRQVITLLHTLFSHKSVPIQHALVVCPMSTVSNWDNEMNLSLKDVDNIPFSSFSICKQKDKLRKKLIVETWWNRCGILVISYDTYESLTRDSALSKLDEGTRKILIEALTDPGPDLLICDEGHLLRTDQSLRSIALNKVKTKRRIVLTGTPMQNNLLEYYQMVNFVKPNLLGTLNEFKTNFVNPIRNGQYDDSTTEDCRLMKKRTHVLNQLLKETVQRMESNVLEKYLPNILDYAVFIKLGPLQAELYHSFINLRIKKPTLFGDYPLLSRLTTHPYVMKIDEQKKHSKMPRERDVIETDDYGNQTTLKELDIWYNSLPNVIETNYEIGGKLYIMKAIIEACEKLNDKLLIFSNHLTEMDCIEYFLKNRGTNGCASWIPGKDYCRMDGTVLPEERASLCNKFNDENNKRLRVFLLSHRVGGLGLNLTAANRVILLGVSFNPSYDIQCVYRAYRFGQKKRVFVYRLMGLGTMEEKVYQRSITKLAVSSRVLDKHQITRHYKSVELQEIYNVNLRQDESRPMPNVPEDKLLANLISKHECIFKFHEHRGLLINRPEEDLNESEKALAWEEFHRINEVPSGDSHVTMVREIQKGVLNESTKQPLQKQPVSSTKNLKAATQEPFKVACGRKNKPVATITTSEITKEKSENIIQGSQNDEIIILDDPPNSPPDNNTTVVINDDDDCVIVSPPSAVANDTPSPSIEQRIVKAIKEYQGLTVTELPRRSLQ from the exons ATGTCTACACAATCAGAAGAAAAGGCTATTTGTGACgcccttaaaattttatttgatataaaaaatacgggTAACGAAATGAAGGAGAAGGCGGAAAAGTTAatgatgaatataaaaatttctgaaatGAAAAGTTTACCAAAAGAGATGATATATATAATACTTCATAGTCACTGTAACCTTTCTAAATTGTATCACAGAACATTGGAAAtagttaaatgtttaatgtcAG TCTGtgaaataactattaaaactgaatACTACCTACCGTGTGATCTCCCACTATCTGGAAAAATGGATATATGTAAGAATagcaataattttacaaatgtatCTAACGCAGAAATGAGTGCAGTGGAACTGAACAAACCAGTAAATGAAAAGGAAATTGATAATAACAAAACTCTGTTAAAGGATAATTCTTCATTTACAG agagTGAAATAGAGGACAACGAAATCGATAGTATTCTTAGCGAAAAAAAATCTGTAgacgaaaaacaaataacatcAGAAAGTCCCACTAAAACATCAAATAATGACTTAGTGAATTCGGTTGAAGAATGTCAGTCTGAGCAGAATGATTCAgatcacaaaataaatactgaTCCACCCTCAG ATTCCAGTGCTGATATAACCGTGGAATATGATGAGGTTTTTGACAAAGAAACGATTATTCTAG gTCCTCCAGAAGATAACATGAGTGATTTGGAAAATCTGTCTGAAGAACCAACAG CACTGACAGTGGAAGATGATGGTTTGAAGCCGGAACGCCATGCTGATTTGAAAGTAGCAGATAAGACCACAATTGCTCAAGACGTTTCATCATTTACAAAAGATAGTTTATTGGAACCTAGAACGGATTTAGAAATTGCGGACAAGACTATAGATAACCTTCATGTGCCag TAGCAACGAACTGTGATATACCAAGCTTTAATGAAACCCAAACACATCCACATTCTACTGATGTTGATG gtAATCCCGAATGTGACAATaatacaaattcaaaagaaattgCGGACCTTAATTTGAATGACGACGAAGATAGTGATTCTTCTCTCGCCTTTGACATGTCACTTTACAAAACAATTGGAG TACCATCTAATTCTGATATCCTGGCCTTTAACGACGCTCAAGTAGGTTCAAATTCAATTAGTGTAGctg GAAAGGTGTCCGAGCCATATTGTGAAGAACATAAACAACCTCCTGCTTCAAGTGATGTTCCTGAATCTGACAATAACCCCAAGATCATATTAACCAAAGAAAACG AGCCAAGTTGTCAAGAACATAATCAACCTACTGTTTCAAGTGTTACTCCTGAATCTGACAAAATGGAAATcg AGCCAAGTTGTCAAGAACATAATCAACCTACTGTTTCAAGTGTTACTCCTGAATTTGACAAAATGGAAATCG AACCAATTTGTGAAGAACATAATCAGCCTACTGTTTCAAGTGATACTTCTGCATCTGACAATAAGGAAATCG AGCCAAGTTGTCAAGAACATAATCAACCTACTGTTTCAAGTGTTACTCCTGAATCTGACAAAATGGAAATCG AACCAATTTGTGAAGAACATAATCAGCCTACTGTTTCAAGTGATACTTCTGCATCTGACAATAAGGAAATCG GAAAGGTTTCTGAGCTAAATTGTCAAGAACATAATCTGCCTACTGCTTCAAGTGATACTCCAGAatcagaaaataataacagtATAACAACAACCAAGGAAAtcg AAAATGTTTCTGAGCCTAGTAACAATCGCAATGTAACATCAACTGAGGAAATcg GTGAGAACATTCAGCAACCAGATACCGAATATATTCAAGAAAATGAATCTG ATCCATATACTCTGCTTAAAGTCATTAAAGAAGAACTTGTGGAGTGCGAAGAAACAACTATACCGCCGCCAATCAGTTCTGTACCTCAATGTTACGCGGATAATCTTCTTCAAGATCTGCGTGAATTGTCTTCTGAAGATTCCAGTCCAGAGAG TGTCAACTCTGATGAAGATTTGATGACCACTGGTGATGAGTCGTCAAAAGTAGTTGGTGGTAAAAC TCGGAAGAAATcacttaagaaaaaaaaagttaattctgGAAAAAAATCATGCACAATTGTATCGTCTGATGACGACATAAATAA ATTATGTGAACTAGATTCTCTgaatagaaagaaaaaaaataaaaattatgaaataccaTCTAAGAATAATGAATCATCATCAGTATCGAAAAAGAAACGCAAAATGACAGTTAAAGATTCTTCAGACACCACCGATTCGGATCTTGAAGACTCTGTTGCTGGTTCACCCGAAAAAGATTACTCTAATGATATGGATTGGGAAAATATGGATCAAAATGATCCATTAACAGACAAAGCCTACGACGCTCttaaatatcttcaaaattcTACAGACGATGAGGAAATGGACCTTTCACAGTCGCCTAATGAAcaaaagacaaaaaataatattaaacgaaaaaaTAAAGGAGGACAAAAGGAGAAGAAG AAATTAACTTtggaagaaaagaaaaagaaagaatGGATGAAAGATCCTCTACTCAGAGGTAAATTAACATCAAGCGATTCAGATGTGGAATTTATACA gATTAAACCAAAAGAAAAGACCAACAAAAAAAGGGAGCCACAAGAAGAATGCGCAGAGACACCGCCCACCAAGAGACGAAGGCTCAAGTCAGAGAGTTCCTCCGATGACGAATTTATAGA ggAGGTGTGTATGACGACTGATTCGCCAAAGAAAGGCAGACGAAATATCAGAGCCCTGATGAACGACAAGGATTTAACAGAATCCACACAGAGGGCTAACTGTGAGGAACGGGAAAGAGTGGAACGTATAAAGAAAATAGAGAAaaag ACTACGGAGCTGTCACAATCCAACAAATCGGCTGTGATTTTAGATGCGGACGACGACGGTAACTGGATTCAGGTTGATCCAATTCTTGCAAAACGCCTAAAACCACATCAGGTGAAGGGTGTGAAGTTTATGTGGAACTCGTGTTATGAAAGTATAAGTCGCCTCAAAATCAACGAAGGTGGGGGCTGCATTTTAGCTCACTGTATGGGATTAGGAAAGACGCGACAGGTCATCACATTATTGCATACTCTCTTCAGCCACAAAAGTGTGCCGATACAACATGCTTTGGTTGTGTGTCCTATGTCCACTGTGAGCAACTGGGATAACGAAATGAATTTATCACTAAAAGACGTAGATAATATACCCTTCTCCTCTTTCTCGATATG taaacagAAAGATAAATTAAGGAAGAAACTAATAGTTGAAACATGGTGGAACCGGTGTGGTATTCTCGTTATATCCTACGATACGTATGAATCATTAACTAGGGATTCTGCATTGTCGAAATTGGACGAAGGCACTCGAAAGATTTTGATCGAGGCGCTTACTGACCCag GTCCAGATTTGCTCATATGTGATGAAGGGCACTTACTTAGAACTGACCAGTCGCTCAGGTCCATTGCTCTTAATAAGGTTAAAACCAAGAGAAGGATCGTATTGACGGGAACTCCTATGCAAAATAACCTCTTAGAat atTATCAAATGGTGAACTTTGTAAAACCAAACCTTTTGGGTACTTTAAAtgagtttaaaacaaattttgtaaaccCAATAAGGAATGGTCAGTATGATGATTCAACAACAGAAGACTGTCGGCTAATGAAAAAGCGCACACACGTTTTAAATCAGCTACTGAAAGAAACAGTCCAG AGAATGGAGTCTAATGtactagaaaaatatttacccaACATACTGGATTATGCCGTGTTTATAAAACTTGGACCTCTTCAAGCGGAATTATATCAttcgtttataaatttaaggattAAGAAACCCACACTTTTCGGAGATTACCCCCTTCTCAGTCGTTTGACTACGCATCCGTATGTTATGAAAATCGACGAACAAAAA AAACATTCGAAAATGCCCAGAGAACGAGATGTAATTGAAACAGATGATTATGGGAATCAGACTACCCTCAAGGAACTGGATATATGGTACAATTCTCTTCCTAATGTTATTGAGACAAATTACGAAATTGGgggaaaattatacattatgaaGGCCATCATTGAAGCCTgcgaaaaattaaatgacaaatt GTTAATATTTTCGAATCATCTTACGGAAATGGATTGCatagaatattttctaaaaaatcgtGGCACCAACGGATGCGCGTCTTGGATTCCAGGAAAAGATTATTGTCGCATGGATGGGACAGTTCTACCTGAAGAACGCGCGTCCTTATGTAACAAATTCAACGacgaaaacaataaaaggctaag aGTTTTCCTATTGTCGCACAGAGTCGGTGGCCTAGGATTAAACCTAACCGCTGCCAACAGGGTTATTTTGTTAGGCGTTAGCTTTAATCCCAGTTATGACATCCAATGCGTCTACAGAGCCTACAGATTTGGACAAAAGAAGCGAGTGTTTGTGTATAGGCTAATGGGTTTG GGTACCATGGAAGAAAAAGTCTACCAACGGTCTATAACAAAGTTGGCAGTGTCTAGTCGTGTTTTGGATAAACACCAAATTACGCGGCATTACAAGTCTGTAGAATTACAAGAAATATACAATGTCAACTTAAGACAGGACGAATCAAGGCCAATGCCAAACGTTCCAGAAGACAAGTTGCTTGCTAATTTAATCTCGAAACACGagtgcatttttaaatttcatgaacACCGAGGTTTGTTGATAAATAGACCGGAAGAAGATCTGAACGAATCTGAGAAGGCACTCGCCTGGGAGGAATTTCACAGGATAAATGAAG tgccATCAGGTGATTCTCATGTCACAATGGTCAGGGAGATTCA aaagggTGTGCTAAATGAATCTACTAAGCAGCCATTACAAAAGCAACCAGTTTCTTCAACCAAAAATCTGAAGGCTGCCACACAAGAGCCTTTCAAAGTTGCATGTGGTCGTAAGAATAAACCTGTGGCAACTATAACTACATCCGAAATCACAAaggaaaaatctgaaaatattattcaaggGTCTCAAAATGACGAGATTATAATATTGGATGATCCACCTAATTCCCCACCTGAca ATAACACCACAGTTGTGATTAATGATGATGACGATTGTGTAATTGTCAGTCCTCCAAGTGCCGTTGCTAACGATACTCCTTCACCATCCATTGAACAGAGAATAGTGAAAGCCATCAAAGAGTATCAAGGTCTAACTGTCACAGAACTACCACGAAGGAgtttgcaataa